In Acidimicrobiales bacterium, one DNA window encodes the following:
- a CDS encoding ABC-F family ATP-binding cassette domain-containing protein: MILVDAQGVTMTRPGRSLFSDLSLTMSTGDRIGIVGVNGSGKSTLLRVLAGQVEPEAGVVRRGSGVRVAMLDQADDLGQGTVREVVGGDWRAEAVLDRLGLAEVLDRDVQAVSGGQRKRAALARALSTECDLLVLDEPTNHLDIEAIAWLEEWLADFRGGLLLVTHDRHVLDRVTNRVLEIDRSGSYVHEGGYSSYLDGKAERAAQAKAADAVRANLAKRELIWLRHGAPARTRKSKYRVARAEELQQVARVDDVRSEDLDLHQGTPRLGKHVIELSGVAFAYPGKEPLLRDVDLLLGPGDRLGVVGANGAGKSTLLGLIAGTLEPTAGEVRLGPTVQLGLYDQTSRELTPGRRVHEVVCGVGVKPDWRDVQMMERFWFDADAQRAPVELLSGGERRRLQLVELLLRRPNVLLLDEPTNDLDLDTLRVLEDFLDSWPGTLVVASHDRAFLERTVEDVVVLDGSGTAKGRPGGYAAWADERLAARRRGRGGGTQAAGSKPASSGGGTKGAAPAGPKPRSRSTLTRLMREADKEVQKLARRRDRLHEQLLEAAADHKELARLGTEEAEAAAELEAAEEAWLALAEEAEALDA; the protein is encoded by the coding sequence GTGATCCTCGTCGACGCCCAGGGCGTCACCATGACCCGGCCGGGACGGTCGCTGTTCAGCGACCTGTCGCTGACGATGTCGACGGGCGACCGCATCGGGATCGTGGGCGTCAACGGGTCGGGCAAGTCCACGCTGCTGCGCGTGCTGGCGGGCCAGGTCGAGCCCGAGGCCGGCGTGGTGCGTCGCGGCAGCGGCGTGCGGGTGGCCATGCTCGACCAGGCCGACGACCTGGGCCAGGGCACCGTGCGGGAGGTGGTCGGCGGGGACTGGCGCGCCGAGGCGGTGCTCGACCGGTTGGGGCTCGCGGAGGTGTTGGACCGCGACGTCCAGGCCGTGTCGGGGGGACAGCGCAAACGGGCCGCGCTGGCCCGTGCCCTGTCCACGGAGTGCGACCTGCTGGTGCTCGACGAGCCCACCAACCACCTCGACATCGAGGCCATCGCCTGGCTCGAGGAGTGGCTGGCGGACTTCCGGGGCGGGCTGCTGCTCGTCACCCACGACCGTCACGTGCTCGACCGGGTCACCAACCGGGTGCTCGAGATCGACCGGTCCGGCTCGTACGTCCACGAGGGCGGCTACAGCAGCTATCTCGACGGCAAGGCCGAGCGGGCGGCGCAGGCCAAGGCCGCCGACGCGGTCCGGGCCAACCTCGCCAAGCGCGAGCTCATCTGGCTGCGTCACGGGGCGCCGGCCCGTACCCGCAAGTCGAAGTACCGCGTGGCCCGCGCCGAGGAGCTCCAGCAGGTGGCGCGCGTCGACGACGTGCGCAGCGAGGACCTCGACCTGCACCAGGGCACCCCTCGCCTGGGCAAGCACGTCATCGAGCTGAGCGGCGTCGCCTTCGCGTACCCCGGCAAGGAGCCGCTGCTGCGCGACGTGGATCTCCTGCTGGGACCGGGCGACCGCCTCGGTGTCGTGGGCGCGAACGGGGCTGGCAAGAGCACCTTGCTGGGGTTGATCGCCGGGACGCTCGAACCGACGGCCGGCGAGGTGCGCCTCGGCCCGACCGTCCAGCTCGGCCTGTACGACCAGACGAGTCGAGAGCTGACGCCGGGCCGTCGCGTGCACGAGGTGGTGTGCGGCGTGGGGGTGAAGCCCGACTGGCGTGACGTCCAGATGATGGAGCGGTTCTGGTTCGACGCCGACGCCCAGCGGGCCCCGGTCGAACTCCTGTCGGGGGGCGAGCGACGGCGCCTCCAGCTGGTGGAGCTGCTCCTGCGCCGCCCCAACGTGTTGTTGCTCGACGAGCCCACCAACGACCTCGACCTCGACACCTTGCGGGTGCTCGAGGACTTCCTCGACAGCTGGCCCGGGACGCTGGTGGTCGCCTCCCACGACCGGGCCTTCCTCGAGCGCACGGTCGAGGACGTCGTGGTGCTGGACGGGTCGGGCACGGCCAAGGGTCGCCCCGGAGGCTACGCGGCCTGGGCCGATGAGCGCCTCGCCGCGCGCCGGCGGGGCCGGGGCGGCGGCACCCAGGCGGCGGGCTCGAAGCCGGCCTCGTCCGGCGGTGGGACGAAGGGCGCCGCGCCGGCGGGCCCCAAGCCTCGGTCTCGCAGCACCCTCACCCGCCTCATGCGCGAGGCGGACAAGGAGGTCCAGAAGCTGGCCCGGCGCCGCGACCGCCTCCACGAGCAGCTCCTCGAGGCCGCCGCCGACCACAAGGAGCTGGCCCGCCTCGGCACCGAGGAGGCCGAGGCCGCCGCCGAGCTCGAGGCCGCCGAGGAGGCCTGGCTCGCCCTCGCCGAGGAGGCCGAGGCCCTCGACGCCTGA
- a CDS encoding DNRLRE domain-containing protein, which produces MAISVRRFGVVLVAASVVVGLLPVGAGASTGFGHAAGGTAATPPLPMDEPPPGATTSTIAVGVDDTYVAEAGPPTDRSSEPTLQVGFDGTGAHRTFLHVDDVDALAGQDIFAARLSVWQESSTTCPASPLEVRTVRVPWAGTGTTTWPGPETATFQAVTADESGGCGPGWVTADVSRLVERWSRGLIADEGLALLARNEGAIDGFRSFSSADGGHPPVLEVWSADASRPSHPWMPFDLVDSDFGVGGPFTLSARYRDPEGDEGRVVFFTYDDRTGAYLGAYPSQVVAAETVASVTPSLPFDVRVRWRAMSVDAVHGTTSHVSRYETATRFVVRSYAPLGGDMEALSQVQAFVDAEVGAVTGVRFAVDGVPIATDPASPWFVTFYSQYFPDGPHSLTATVVGGPFDGHTSPVFPVEMDNDWWVVGPDLALARTAAGPLVGDNRFDRRPPFEQRLLQTVDLGQTRRFVLRLQNDRFGPDSILLEAEESGAIGYAVRFRAEGRDVTSAVRAGTYEVGPLDPGEAATVKVLITAGADAGSYRAVDLTASSALDAHAIDVVRARVDRG; this is translated from the coding sequence GTGGCGATCAGCGTGCGGCGGTTCGGGGTGGTGCTCGTCGCCGCGTCGGTGGTCGTCGGACTCTTACCGGTCGGCGCCGGCGCCAGCACCGGGTTCGGTCATGCCGCTGGCGGCACGGCCGCGACCCCGCCCCTGCCCATGGACGAGCCGCCGCCCGGGGCGACGACGAGCACCATCGCGGTGGGGGTCGATGACACCTACGTCGCCGAGGCCGGGCCACCGACGGACCGCTCGTCCGAGCCGACCCTCCAGGTCGGTTTCGACGGCACCGGAGCCCATCGGACCTTCCTCCACGTCGACGACGTCGACGCCCTCGCTGGCCAGGACATCTTCGCGGCACGGCTGTCGGTGTGGCAGGAGTCGTCGACGACGTGTCCGGCGTCACCCCTCGAGGTCCGCACCGTCCGTGTCCCATGGGCGGGGACCGGGACGACCACGTGGCCCGGTCCGGAGACGGCGACCTTCCAGGCCGTCACCGCCGACGAGTCCGGTGGCTGTGGCCCGGGGTGGGTCACGGCGGACGTGAGTCGCTTGGTGGAGCGCTGGTCGCGAGGGCTCATCGCCGACGAGGGCCTCGCTCTGTTGGCTCGCAACGAAGGTGCGATCGACGGATTCCGCTCGTTCTCCTCCGCCGACGGCGGCCACCCACCGGTGCTCGAGGTGTGGTCAGCCGACGCGAGCCGTCCCAGCCACCCGTGGATGCCGTTCGACCTGGTCGACAGCGACTTCGGGGTCGGCGGTCCGTTCACGCTGTCGGCCCGCTACCGCGACCCCGAGGGCGACGAGGGTCGGGTGGTGTTCTTCACCTACGACGACCGCACCGGCGCCTACCTGGGGGCTTACCCGAGCCAGGTTGTCGCGGCCGAGACCGTGGCGTCGGTGACCCCCAGCCTTCCCTTCGATGTCCGAGTGCGGTGGCGAGCGATGAGCGTGGACGCCGTCCACGGGACCACCTCGCACGTCTCCCGGTACGAGACCGCGACGAGGTTCGTGGTCCGCTCCTACGCCCCCCTCGGTGGTGACATGGAGGCCCTGTCGCAGGTTCAGGCGTTCGTCGACGCCGAGGTCGGCGCGGTCACGGGGGTCCGGTTCGCGGTCGACGGCGTGCCGATCGCCACGGACCCTGCGTCGCCCTGGTTCGTGACCTTCTACTCCCAGTACTTCCCCGACGGTCCCCACTCGCTCACGGCCACCGTCGTGGGTGGACCCTTCGACGGCCACACCAGTCCTGTGTTCCCGGTCGAGATGGACAACGACTGGTGGGTGGTCGGCCCCGACCTCGCCCTGGCCCGCACGGCGGCCGGGCCCTTGGTCGGCGACAACCGGTTCGACCGGCGGCCACCCTTCGAGCAGCGTCTGCTGCAGACCGTGGACCTCGGTCAGACGCGCCGCTTCGTGCTCCGGCTCCAGAACGACCGCTTCGGGCCGGACTCGATCCTCCTCGAGGCCGAGGAGTCCGGCGCCATTGGCTACGCGGTGCGGTTCCGGGCCGAAGGTCGCGACGTCACGTCGGCCGTCCGTGCGGGAACCTACGAGGTCGGGCCACTCGACCCGGGGGAGGCCGCAACGGTCAAGGTCCTGATCACCGCCGGCGCGGACGCCGGTTCGTACCGGGCGGTCGACCTGACCGCCTCCTCTGCCCTTGACGCCCACGCGATCGACGTCGTCCGGGCACGCGTCGACCGGGGCTGA